From the genome of Psychroserpens ponticola, one region includes:
- a CDS encoding phosphoenolpyruvate carboxykinase (ATP) translates to MKTNLSPQLIQDINENAVLLWFEKSNRYLVTSKINSEFIKLYMNPDESRDSFVVNLHQNFDFDENTANTIYNDITIFLKDVNIDEITNATSNIISTIAPTQYIKQSYKFNDKIVSIRYESEVIKSLVHPQISHHSIENTTEFDVLFDIFKTDDNLHLLENGKHVGSFKTQSFHFLQGKFALQLTNTIHNTEIGNWIATFHASTISNGKESIMIVGDSGNGKSTLSVLLMANGFDILCDDFTPLYEDNLNLFRYPAATSIKKGAFKALKPYLKDIDELKTHTSGPKKVNIKYVPPLVNYESQTSSFPCTKIVYVKYNALEKDSITKVSSDKILETLIPDSWISPKKTHALKFINWFKKIDCYQLNYNNNNFAISKFKDLFKES, encoded by the coding sequence TTGAAAACAAATCTATCACCACAGTTAATTCAGGATATTAATGAAAATGCTGTTTTACTTTGGTTTGAAAAATCAAACAGATATCTTGTTACTTCAAAAATAAATAGTGAATTTATAAAACTATATATGAATCCCGATGAAAGTCGGGATTCATTTGTTGTTAACCTTCATCAAAATTTTGATTTTGATGAAAATACAGCAAACACCATCTATAATGATATAACCATTTTCCTAAAAGATGTCAATATAGATGAAATAACTAATGCTACTTCTAATATCATATCTACAATTGCTCCAACTCAATATATAAAACAATCTTATAAGTTTAATGATAAAATTGTTAGTATAAGATATGAGTCTGAAGTAATAAAAAGCTTGGTTCACCCTCAAATTTCTCATCATTCAATAGAAAACACGACAGAATTTGATGTTCTATTTGATATTTTCAAAACTGATGATAATTTACATCTATTGGAGAATGGCAAACATGTAGGGAGTTTTAAAACACAATCTTTTCATTTTTTACAAGGCAAATTTGCTTTACAACTCACAAATACAATTCATAATACTGAAATTGGTAATTGGATAGCAACATTTCATGCTTCTACAATTTCTAATGGAAAAGAATCTATTATGATTGTAGGAGATTCAGGTAACGGTAAAAGTACACTATCCGTTTTATTAATGGCTAATGGCTTTGATATCCTCTGTGATGATTTCACGCCGCTTTATGAAGACAACCTCAATCTGTTTCGTTATCCCGCTGCTACATCTATTAAAAAAGGAGCTTTTAAAGCCTTAAAACCTTATCTAAAAGATATAGATGAACTAAAAACCCATACTAGTGGGCCAAAAAAAGTAAACATTAAATATGTACCACCTCTAGTTAATTATGAGAGTCAAACTTCAAGCTTTCCGTGTACAAAAATTGTATATGTTAAATACAATGCTTTAGAAAAAGATAGCATTACAAAAGTGTCTTCAGATAAAATTCTAGAAACTTTAATACCAGATTCTTGGATTTCACCAAAAAAAACTCATGCTTTAAAGTTTATAAATTGGTTTAAGAAAATTGATTGTTATCAATTAAATTACAATAATAATAACTTTGCCATTTCAAAATTTAAAGACCTCTTCAAAGAATCTTAA
- a CDS encoding T9SS type A sorting domain-containing protein, translated as MKKFTLLLLAMLAFCWQSQAQFTFPTEGPLNVVSGTPEEIGLNTVGNTAGVTAAEYDSFELTVTWTAGGGGPWSSEAEALITTSAGSVDVDGPSSGGANDGTTTTLTFIGNFPANYNPSVNGLLGVAFDTSYGGSDMDLTDIVMVLYEAPTCDVVSGITIDAFTDTTADVSWTASITGETAWEIAFQGSGAGAPAAAGDPATSVYNKTGLTESTTYDVYVRADCTGGDYGDWVGPVSFTTPASPVSITCPGPDLNETYCYSNNDETEFKYVSSDGSNLRVTFNAGDTEDTYDELIILDSDGVTELYNGYGASGDLTGVSATSSGDSITVKVSSDGSTTECSTGADWDWDIECLACTPSIVDTITVIEDCGSGTFDVEVTFSSLGDALFIVGTSEPYPFESVVPGTFTYTLSGYISGTDADLSINHSSPVCDYDLATQTYNCPPDNDLCADATAIACNDTLTGQSTISATGASATSCDGSIGNDVWYQYTGDDSDVTITVNATVEEAQIGVFTSTDGACSGITLGSCSDSSAGSGGNPVSVTFAADVGTEYFIQVGNWINGDPGLEFEISATCIPYPTTAPDCPATYTATPDATCGSLETTLAWDASTPVVADGYYLTVGTTMGGNDIIDNVDLGNVLTTTVSSQTVNTQYYYTISPYNDFGTAVCAEQTYTTIAAGCYCTSEPTSNDNNGISNVTIDATSFPTGDVTYFDHSGTPVDFSQGLTAPVSITFETGYAYGTNIWIDFNDDYILDPSELVFSGESLSTNPTTFDASFPMPVSATLGTHKMRIGTAYSGQDTPNACYNGSYGVTLDFDVNIVAPSCTAIAINSSTIVENCGAGTFDVVIDVASIGAATFKDDAVNGSEAIVAGINTYTYNLGEVPDITILHSDIACNLALGTFQYDDCPTLVDCAGGTPVNTTFCYTNNDETMFAYQSSDASSLKVTFNAGDTENNYDELIILDSDGVTELYNGYGAAGDLTGVTANSTGDIIYVKVSSDGSSTSCSFGDDWDWDVECLACTPGVVDTTVISDTCGGTDEFTVTVNLTTVNDATGVSDGTNTYAFTGSTAVAGPYPVGTTETLTLLHTDVSCDSSLGDFTYVCPPANDACANAIALTVNPDFACGTVTSGDLYGATADGESEATCAGAENDDVWYTFVATSTAHRIELSNISGTPTDMYHSLWEGACGTLTNLVCSDGNTSNPTGLTIGNTYTVRVNSYSGNAGATTTFDICIGTPPPPPANDECIDAIALTVNPDYACGTVTAGTIQSATASGEDEATCSGAETDDVWYTFVATATTHRIEIQNVTPYTDMYHSLWEGACGTLTNVDCTDSNTSNPTGLTIGNTYTLRVNSYGTSSSSSTFDICISTAPPAPANDECADAIALTVNPDYDCGTVTAGSIAGATASGESEATCSGTENDDVWYTFVATHTEHRVELSNVTGTPTDLYHSVWEGACGTLTNLTCSDSDTSTTSGLTIGNTYTVRVNSYSSNSGAFTSFDICIGSQPPPPANDTCAGAVVVTPGAYGSCTTTSFDNEFATYSGALGSCESFDVGTEQDVWFTFSTDAVSTSINVEVTDGTPGNLDMSVYDACAGTEVACAATLTAGLNTLTGLTPSTTYWLQVWTESTTSGAYDLCFSYPPLCTPVDVTSSTVVENCGAQQFSIEIVVADEGSAGSVFDDGTATTPVVSGTTTLGPYNFGDNITVNITAVDSNCDGSLGTFNSTCPPPNDDFANAIALNCGDTVFGDTTTATLDEDDAPDATGFNADTDSPNMWYSFYGTGETLDLDTCLDGTDFDTEILVFTGTSGNLTLEASGYDDCNGTNSDYLAQASLVTSPGIQYWISVEGYNVGSIGAFEMSVTCSGTAAFVYNNGWVDGSNPIGTTTTNDIVIASGDVNLTANTGCNTFTVLPGAGVTVDAGVTLTPTAGLLLDSNSTSYSSLILDGTVTGTMTYERHVNINASSGTTTGSNDLVSAPLTGQPFNTFAAANPNILTNAGGTLYLFGPFEKVTGQYVTWADTETSTLDPGVGYRAGSVDNDTFTFTGTANNGVVTNDLVNAGSNNAIWNLVGNPYPSYLNVWDFLAHDLGDGTTNIQLFDTGTEAIYGYDGSHGNGWTIYNYATTLPSTVIAPGQGFMVSANAAQTAGYDLEFSPDMRRTGSSDDFIVGRNAQLTYVKLDLSTANKSYGTDIYFNNNASSGFDAGYDAAIWGETAPDFAIYSHLIEENNGKAMALQAVDHTDLSDISIPLGVNANQDEELRFSISEITLPASVNVYLEDRVKNTITLLNNADYVINPSAALSGTGRFFLRTSQGALTTIDNSISKLDIYTLKASDELVISGELLSDNTMLNVFDIQGRLVLSTKLDDTILENRINVSSINSGVYIVTVQNNSQEETKKVIID; from the coding sequence ATGAAAAAATTTACATTGTTACTACTTGCTATGCTTGCCTTTTGTTGGCAATCTCAAGCACAATTCACGTTTCCAACAGAAGGACCACTTAATGTGGTCAGTGGAACACCTGAAGAAATAGGTTTAAATACAGTCGGTAATACAGCTGGTGTAACTGCTGCTGAATATGACTCTTTTGAACTAACTGTAACCTGGACAGCTGGAGGTGGAGGTCCTTGGTCTAGTGAAGCTGAAGCTTTAATTACAACATCTGCAGGTTCTGTCGATGTTGATGGGCCATCTTCTGGAGGTGCTAATGATGGTACTACAACTACACTAACGTTCATTGGTAATTTTCCAGCCAATTATAACCCTAGTGTCAATGGCTTATTAGGAGTTGCTTTTGACACCTCTTATGGTGGGTCTGATATGGATTTAACAGATATTGTAATGGTTCTCTATGAGGCTCCTACATGTGATGTGGTTTCTGGTATTACTATTGATGCTTTTACAGATACAACAGCAGATGTTAGCTGGACAGCTAGTATCACTGGAGAAACAGCATGGGAAATTGCTTTTCAAGGAAGTGGAGCTGGCGCTCCTGCAGCTGCTGGTGATCCAGCTACAAGTGTATATAATAAAACGGGGCTAACAGAATCTACAACATATGATGTGTATGTTAGAGCAGATTGTACTGGTGGTGATTATGGCGACTGGGTTGGCCCAGTTAGCTTTACTACTCCAGCTTCTCCTGTTTCAATAACGTGTCCTGGACCTGATTTGAATGAGACATATTGCTATTCTAATAATGACGAAACTGAATTTAAATATGTAAGTTCAGATGGTTCAAATTTAAGAGTAACATTTAATGCAGGAGATACTGAAGACACTTATGACGAATTAATTATTTTAGACTCAGATGGTGTAACAGAATTATATAATGGTTATGGAGCATCTGGAGACTTAACTGGTGTTTCTGCTACTTCTTCTGGAGATAGTATTACTGTAAAAGTAAGTTCTGATGGCTCAACTACTGAATGTTCAACAGGTGCTGATTGGGATTGGGATATTGAATGTTTAGCATGTACTCCATCTATAGTAGATACAATAACAGTAATTGAAGATTGTGGATCAGGTACATTTGATGTTGAAGTTACATTTTCAAGTCTTGGTGATGCGTTATTTATTGTAGGAACAAGTGAACCATACCCTTTTGAATCTGTCGTACCTGGTACTTTTACTTATACATTATCAGGTTATATTTCAGGAACTGATGCTGATCTTTCTATAAATCATTCAAGTCCTGTTTGTGATTACGATTTAGCAACGCAAACTTATAACTGTCCACCAGATAATGATTTATGTGCAGACGCTACAGCTATTGCTTGTAATGATACACTTACAGGTCAATCTACTATTAGTGCAACTGGAGCAAGTGCTACATCTTGTGATGGATCAATTGGTAATGATGTATGGTACCAATATACTGGTGATGATAGTGATGTTACTATAACTGTAAACGCAACTGTAGAAGAAGCACAAATTGGTGTTTTTACAAGTACTGATGGCGCCTGTTCAGGAATCACTTTAGGAAGTTGTTCTGATTCATCTGCTGGTAGTGGTGGTAACCCAGTTTCGGTTACATTTGCTGCTGATGTAGGTACAGAATACTTTATACAAGTTGGAAATTGGATTAATGGAGACCCTGGATTAGAGTTTGAAATTTCAGCAACATGTATTCCTTACCCAACTACAGCTCCTGATTGTCCAGCTACATATACTGCGACTCCAGATGCTACTTGTGGTTCTTTAGAAACAACATTAGCTTGGGATGCTTCAACTCCTGTTGTAGCCGATGGATATTACTTAACTGTTGGTACAACAATGGGTGGAAATGATATCATTGATAATGTAGATCTTGGCAACGTATTGACGACTACAGTTTCGTCTCAAACCGTAAATACACAATATTACTATACAATATCTCCTTATAATGATTTTGGAACTGCAGTATGTGCTGAACAAACATATACTACTATTGCTGCTGGATGTTATTGTACATCTGAGCCAACTTCTAATGATAATAATGGAATCTCAAATGTAACAATTGATGCAACATCGTTCCCAACTGGTGACGTAACTTATTTTGATCATTCTGGAACTCCAGTAGATTTTAGCCAAGGACTTACAGCTCCTGTTTCAATTACATTTGAAACTGGGTATGCGTATGGAACAAATATTTGGATTGATTTTAATGATGATTATATTTTAGATCCTTCTGAATTAGTATTCTCTGGAGAATCTCTTTCGACTAATCCTACTACTTTTGATGCAAGTTTCCCAATGCCAGTATCAGCGACATTAGGAACTCACAAAATGAGAATAGGTACTGCTTATAGTGGACAAGATACACCTAACGCATGCTATAATGGTTCTTATGGTGTAACATTAGATTTTGATGTTAATATCGTAGCTCCATCTTGTACAGCAATTGCAATAAATAGTTCAACTATAGTTGAAAATTGTGGAGCAGGTACTTTTGATGTTGTTATTGATGTAGCGTCAATTGGTGCTGCTACTTTTAAAGATGATGCCGTAAATGGTTCTGAAGCTATTGTTGCAGGTATTAACACATATACTTACAACCTTGGCGAAGTTCCAGACATTACAATTTTACATTCTGATATAGCTTGTAATTTGGCTTTAGGTACTTTCCAATATGATGATTGCCCAACACTTGTTGATTGTGCTGGTGGAACACCAGTAAATACAACATTTTGTTACACAAATAATGATGAAACTATGTTCGCATATCAAAGTTCAGATGCTTCAAGTCTTAAAGTAACATTTAATGCAGGAGATACTGAAAACAATTATGATGAACTAATTATTTTAGATTCTGACGGTGTTACAGAATTATATAACGGTTATGGTGCAGCTGGTGATTTAACAGGTGTTACTGCTAATTCTACAGGTGATATAATTTACGTAAAAGTATCGTCTGATGGTTCTTCAACATCATGTTCTTTTGGTGATGACTGGGATTGGGATGTAGAATGCTTGGCATGTACTCCTGGAGTAGTAGATACTACAGTAATTAGTGACACTTGTGGTGGCACTGACGAATTTACTGTTACTGTTAATTTAACAACAGTAAATGACGCTACTGGAGTTTCTGACGGAACAAACACCTATGCATTTACAGGATCTACAGCAGTTGCAGGACCTTATCCTGTTGGAACAACAGAAACATTAACATTATTACATACAGATGTTTCTTGTGACTCTTCTTTAGGTGATTTCACTTATGTATGTCCTCCAGCAAACGATGCTTGTGCTAACGCAATAGCGCTTACAGTTAATCCTGATTTTGCTTGTGGTACAGTTACGTCTGGAGATCTTTATGGTGCAACCGCAGATGGTGAAAGTGAAGCAACTTGTGCTGGAGCTGAAAATGATGATGTATGGTATACGTTTGTAGCTACTTCAACAGCACACAGAATAGAACTATCAAATATTTCTGGAACTCCTACTGACATGTACCATTCTCTATGGGAAGGTGCTTGTGGTACGTTAACAAACTTAGTATGTAGTGATGGAAACACTAGTAATCCTACAGGATTAACTATTGGTAACACATATACTGTAAGAGTAAATTCTTATAGTGGTAATGCTGGTGCAACAACTACGTTTGATATTTGTATTGGGACACCACCACCACCACCTGCTAATGATGAATGTATTGATGCTATTGCACTTACAGTAAATCCTGATTATGCTTGTGGTACGGTAACTGCTGGTACAATTCAAAGCGCAACTGCTTCTGGAGAAGATGAAGCAACTTGTTCTGGAGCAGAAACTGACGATGTATGGTATACGTTTGTAGCTACTGCAACAACACACAGAATAGAAATACAAAATGTTACGCCTTATACTGACATGTATCATTCTTTATGGGAAGGTGCTTGTGGTACATTAACTAATGTAGATTGTACTGATTCAAACACTAGTAATCCTACAGGATTAACTATTGGTAATACATATACGCTAAGAGTAAATTCTTATGGAACTTCTTCTAGCTCATCAACTTTTGATATTTGTATTAGTACAGCTCCTCCAGCTCCTGCTAATGATGAATGCGCAGATGCTATTGCACTTACCGTAAATCCTGATTATGATTGTGGCACTGTAACTGCTGGTTCAATTGCTGGCGCTACTGCATCTGGAGAAAGTGAGGCAACTTGTAGTGGTACTGAAAATGATGATGTATGGTATACATTCGTGGCTACACATACTGAACACAGAGTAGAATTATCAAATGTAACTGGAACACCTACAGATTTATATCATTCTGTATGGGAAGGCGCTTGTGGTACATTAACTAACTTAACATGTAGTGATTCAGATACAAGTACAACATCTGGATTAACTATTGGTAATACATATACTGTAAGAGTAAATTCTTATAGTTCTAATTCTGGTGCATTTACTTCTTTTGATATTTGCATTGGTTCACAACCACCACCACCAGCAAATGACACTTGTGCTGGCGCAGTGGTAGTTACTCCTGGAGCATATGGATCATGTACTACAACAAGTTTTGATAACGAATTTGCAACGTATAGTGGTGCATTAGGATCTTGTGAATCTTTTGACGTTGGTACAGAACAAGATGTATGGTTTACATTCTCAACTGATGCTGTTTCTACTTCTATAAATGTTGAAGTAACTGATGGTACTCCTGGGAATCTTGATATGAGTGTATATGATGCTTGTGCTGGAACAGAAGTAGCTTGTGCAGCAACTTTAACTGCAGGGTTAAATACACTTACAGGTCTGACACCTAGTACAACGTACTGGTTACAAGTTTGGACAGAAAGCACTACTTCTGGAGCATATGATTTATGTTTCTCTTATCCTCCACTATGTACACCTGTAGATGTTACAAGTTCAACGGTTGTAGAAAACTGTGGTGCTCAACAATTCTCTATAGAGATTGTGGTTGCTGATGAAGGATCTGCTGGATCTGTATTTGATGATGGAACTGCAACAACTCCTGTTGTTTCTGGAACTACAACTTTAGGACCTTATAATTTTGGTGATAACATTACTGTAAATATTACAGCTGTTGATTCAAACTGTGATGGTTCATTAGGAACATTTAATAGTACTTGTCCTCCACCAAATGATGATTTTGCAAATGCAATTGCATTAAATTGTGGTGATACAGTATTTGGTGATACTACTACTGCAACTTTAGATGAGGACGACGCTCCTGATGCAACAGGCTTTAATGCAGATACAGATTCGCCGAATATGTGGTATTCATTCTATGGAACTGGAGAAACTTTAGACTTAGATACTTGTCTTGATGGTACTGACTTTGATACAGAAATTCTTGTATTCACTGGAACTTCTGGCAACTTGACTTTAGAAGCTTCTGGTTATGATGACTGTAATGGTACAAATTCAGATTATCTTGCACAGGCTAGTTTAGTAACATCTCCTGGCATCCAATATTGGATTTCTGTTGAAGGTTATAACGTAGGCAGTATAGGTGCTTTCGAAATGTCTGTAACGTGTTCAGGTACAGCTGCATTTGTTTATAATAATGGATGGGTAGATGGTAGTAATCCTATTGGAACAACAACCACTAATGACATTGTAATTGCATCTGGTGATGTTAATCTTACAGCGAATACAGGTTGTAATACATTTACAGTTCTACCAGGTGCTGGTGTAACTGTTGATGCTGGTGTTACGCTTACTCCAACTGCAGGATTACTATTAGACTCTAACTCTACGAGTTACTCTAGTTTAATTCTTGATGGTACTGTAACTGGAACTATGACTTACGAACGTCATGTGAATATTAATGCTAGTTCTGGTACAACAACTGGTAGTAACGATTTAGTTTCTGCTCCTTTAACAGGACAGCCTTTTAATACATTTGCCGCTGCAAACCCTAATATTCTAACCAATGCTGGTGGTACGTTGTATTTATTTGGCCCTTTTGAAAAAGTAACTGGTCAATATGTTACTTGGGCTGATACTGAAACATCTACGCTTGATCCTGGTGTTGGATACAGAGCTGGTTCTGTTGATAATGATACTTTTACATTTACTGGTACAGCTAATAATGGCGTTGTGACTAACGACCTTGTTAACGCTGGATCTAATAATGCTATATGGAACTTAGTTGGTAATCCTTATCCTTCTTATTTAAATGTTTGGGATTTCCTTGCTCATGATTTAGGAGATGGCACAACTAACATTCAACTTTTTGATACTGGTACGGAAGCTATATATGGTTATGATGGTAGTCATGGTAATGGTTGGACTATTTACAACTATGCTACTACTTTACCGTCTACTGTTATTGCTCCTGGTCAAGGATTCATGGTCAGTGCTAATGCTGCTCAAACTGCTGGTTATGATCTAGAATTCTCTCCTGATATGAGAAGAACGGGTTCTAGTGATGATTTCATTGTAGGTCGTAATGCACAATTGACATATGTGAAATTAGATTTAAGTACTGCTAATAAGTCTTATGGTACTGATATCTACTTTAACAACAATGCAAGTTCTGGATTTGATGCAGGATATGATGCTGCTATTTGGGGTGAAACTGCTCCTGATTTCGCAATTTATTCTCACTTAATTGAAGAAAACAATGGTAAAGCAATGGCGTTACAAGCTGTTGATCATACTGATCTATCAGACATTAGTATTCCATTAGGTGTTAATGCAAACCAAGATGAAGAATTAAGGTTTAGCATTTCTGAAATAACTTTACCAGCTTCTGTTAATGTATATCTTGAAGATAGAGTGAAAAACACAATTACGTTATTAAATAACGCGGATTATGTGATTAACCCTTCAGCTGCATTATCTGGAACGGGTCGATTCTTCTTAAGAACTTCTCAAGGTGCTTTAACAACTATAGACAACTCTATTTCTAAATTAGACATCTATACGTTAAAAGCTTCTGATGAACTTGTTATTAGTGGAGAACTACTAAGTGATAATACAATGCTAAATGTATTCGATATTCAAGGTCGATTAGTATTAAGTACTAAACTTGATGATACCATTTTAGAAAATCGTATAAATGTATCTAGTATTAACTCAGGTGTGTACATTGTTACTGTTCAAAATAACAGTCAAGAGGAAACTAAAAAGGTAATTATAGACTAA
- a CDS encoding zinc-dependent peptidase — MLNLLLLFRQPKQELSPEAELVFDALLLFIISLAVFFMLFKLFNFIEMAYIEYIKKRLFYNHLYFNKKTLSQNHKSILKQKIKFYNNLSKKHQSYFEHRVYKIINRTEFIGKELDVSDEMKLVISATLVKLTFGLRDYKIDSVERILIYPEAFYSQINKNYHKGEFNFGYRAIVLSWKDVLHGYHIDDDNLNLAVHEFIHAIHFYYMNVRKRSTSSAIFLDSFYELTQDLDKNSSLKAELVSSDYIREYAFTNQFEFLAVIIETFIETPHEFRSQFPEIYIKVKGMLNFNFSGY; from the coding sequence ATGCTCAACCTACTCCTTCTTTTTAGACAACCAAAGCAAGAACTCTCACCTGAAGCAGAGTTGGTTTTTGATGCCCTTTTATTATTTATCATTTCTTTAGCTGTATTTTTTATGCTTTTCAAGTTATTTAATTTTATTGAAATGGCTTATATAGAATACATTAAAAAGCGTTTGTTTTATAATCATTTATATTTTAATAAAAAGACGCTATCACAAAATCACAAATCTATTCTTAAGCAAAAAATTAAATTTTATAATAATTTATCTAAGAAGCATCAATCTTACTTTGAGCATAGAGTTTATAAAATAATAAATCGGACCGAATTTATTGGAAAAGAATTGGATGTGAGTGATGAAATGAAGCTTGTAATTTCCGCAACGTTAGTTAAGCTTACTTTTGGCTTAAGAGATTATAAGATTGATTCAGTAGAACGTATTCTTATTTATCCAGAAGCGTTTTATTCTCAAATAAATAAGAATTATCATAAAGGTGAGTTTAACTTTGGTTATAGAGCTATAGTATTATCTTGGAAAGACGTATTGCATGGCTATCATATTGATGATGATAACTTAAATTTAGCAGTCCATGAGTTTATTCACGCCATTCACTTTTATTATATGAACGTTAGAAAGCGAAGTACAAGCTCTGCAATATTTTTAGATTCGTTTTATGAGCTTACCCAAGATTTAGATAAGAATAGTAGTTTAAAAGCAGAATTAGTGTCTTCAGATTATATAAGAGAATACGCTTTTACAAATCAATTTGAATTCTTAGCAGTTATCATCGAAACTTTTATTGAAACGCCACATGAGTTTAGGTCTCAATTTCCAGAGATTTATATAAAAGTAAAAGGAATGCTAAATTTTAATTTTTCAGGTTATTGA
- a CDS encoding nucleotidyltransferase family protein, which yields MSFTKNSYKNTLQLIADILSYENSIETLKQDMISNTINWEQFVYIASDYLVLTTCYCRLKDKNLLQYLPEELVMYLDEITTINRNRNNTLLNEIKSIADILNTNKIDFVFLKGSAFLIKNLYQDVGERMLGDIDILVDEDQIDHTYQLLLKNDYTGTDQGISAKYFDNKHLPRLQSKLKLAAVEVHRKVVIKSYNGVLDVKDILEKKESVQNIYVPSKKHLVYHTILNFQANDSGYIYSRISYKSIYDLLILKKAYNFSFDKTFNPSYFKNYFSIAKIFFNDFSNFKSKTLINYIFLQKLKHPFLRKFIDSFLSKFQFIKTVITTRIGFFIKNRNYRRDIINKYK from the coding sequence TTGTCTTTCACTAAAAATTCATATAAAAATACGTTACAACTCATTGCTGATATTTTGAGTTATGAAAACTCAATTGAAACTTTAAAACAAGACATGATTTCCAACACAATAAATTGGGAACAATTTGTTTATATAGCAAGTGATTATTTAGTTTTAACCACATGTTATTGTAGACTTAAAGATAAGAATTTACTACAATACCTTCCTGAAGAACTAGTAATGTATCTAGATGAAATAACAACTATCAATAGAAATAGGAATAACACATTACTAAATGAAATTAAAAGTATTGCTGATATTTTAAACACAAATAAGATTGATTTTGTATTTCTAAAAGGAAGCGCGTTTCTAATAAAAAATTTATATCAAGACGTGGGAGAAAGAATGCTTGGTGACATTGACATTCTGGTTGATGAGGATCAAATAGATCATACTTATCAATTATTATTAAAAAATGATTATACTGGAACTGATCAAGGTATAAGTGCAAAATATTTTGACAATAAGCATTTGCCGAGATTACAATCCAAATTGAAATTAGCTGCAGTTGAAGTACATCGAAAAGTTGTCATAAAGTCATACAATGGAGTTTTGGATGTAAAAGATATTTTAGAAAAAAAAGAATCAGTTCAAAACATCTATGTTCCTTCTAAAAAACATTTGGTTTATCATACCATTTTAAATTTTCAAGCAAATGATTCTGGCTATATTTATAGCAGAATCAGTTATAAATCTATTTATGATTTACTTATTTTAAAAAAAGCATATAATTTCAGTTTTGACAAAACTTTCAATCCTTCATATTTTAAAAACTACTTCTCTATTGCAAAAATTTTCTTTAATGACTTCTCTAATTTTAAGTCTAAAACATTAATAAATTATATTTTTTTACAAAAATTAAAGCATCCATTTCTAAGGAAGTTTATCGATTCATTTTTAAGTAAATTTCAATTTATAAAGACTGTTATAACAACAAGAATTGGTTTCTTTATTAAGAACAGAAACTATAGAAGAGATATAATAAATAAATATAAATGA